One stretch of Equus przewalskii isolate Varuska chromosome 9, EquPr2, whole genome shotgun sequence DNA includes these proteins:
- the LOC103544041 gene encoding amine sulfotransferase-like: MDNTDAYLLNFKGYYLIRSTANTDLLKNLEEFEVRHDDVFIVTYPKSGTVWAQQILSLIYFEGHRNRTETVETLDRVPFLEHGVPKMKHQKRPSPRLFASHLPYYLAPKGLKNKKAKILYIYRNPKDVLISYFHFSNMMVMLEAPENIEDFMKKFLDGKVSGSLWFDHIRGWYEHRHEFNILFMMYEEMKKDLRSSVLKISSFLERELNEEDVEAVVKQATFENMKFDPQANYEQILKHDLGRRTDEGSFLRKGTVGDWKHHLTVEQNERFDRIFQSKMKDFPLKFIWDLNEE, translated from the exons ATGGACAACACAGATGCATATTTATTGAACTTTAAAGGCTATTATCTTATACGTTCTACTGCTAATACTGACCTACTGAAAAATCTAGAGGAATTTGAAGTTAGACATGATGATGTCTTCATAGTCACATATCCAAAATCTG gtACCGTCTGGGCTCAGCAGATATTAAGCTTGATTTATTTTGAGGGACATCGTAACAGAACTGAAACGGTGGAAACACTTGATAGAGTCCCCTTCCTTGAACATGGTGTACCCAAAATGAAGCATCAGAAGAGACCATCGCCTCGTCTCTTCGCGTCCCACCTCCCATATTATTTAGCACCAAAAGGTCTCAAGAACAAAAAGGCTAAa ATTCTTTACATCTACAGAAACCCCAAGGATGTTTTgatctcatattttcatttttcaaatatgatgGTTATGTTAGAAGCTCCGGAGAATATAGAAGATTTCATGAAAAAGTTTTTAGATGGAAAAG TGTCAGGAAGCCTTTGGTTTGATCACATCAGAGGCTGGTATGAGCACAGACATGAGTTCAACATTCTGTTCATGATGTATGAGGAGATGAAGAAG GATCTCAGAAGTTCTGTGCTTAAAATCAGCAGTTTTCTTGAGAGAGAACTGAATGAAGAGGATGTGGAAGCTGTTGTTAAACAGGCAACATTTGAGAACATGAAGTTTGATCCACAAGCAAATTATGAGCAAATTCTAAAACATGACTTGGGGAGAAGAACAGACGAGGGAAGTTTCTTGCGCAAAG GTACCGTTGGAGACTGGAAACATCACCTGACTGTGGAGCAAAATGAGAGATTTGATAGAATATTCCAAAGCAAGATGAAAGACTTTCCCTTGAAGTTCATCTGGGATCTAAATGAGGAATAG